The sequence GTGTCcaggctgctccccagctccatCACTGGAGAGCGTGGTACAGGGGACCAATGCTGCATTGAccgtggggagcagggaggctcATCGCAACGAGGCTAACCCAACACACTCCTGCTGAGCTCTACACAACCTCCTCTCTTGGGCTGGCTTCACGGCCCCTGGCCCCCACCCTCCTCAGCTAGCTGGCAGATCTACCCCTGGGCTTGCTGGCATTAGTGACAGCTCCTCTCCTAGGCTGGCCAGCACAGGGGCAGATGCTAACCATGTACCAGCTGGCCTGTTATCTCAcatgctcctgccccagctcccaccTCGCTTTGTCTTCCTCCTGCTCGCTCTTGGGTCCCAGATCCTCCTTGTGCCTGAGCCCAGCTGGCCAGGGCAATGGAATCCTGCCTTCCTCTGCCCCTGGCagtgggggaagcagggaggggcTAATCTGAACATCCGCTGGCCCACGGGAAGCACTTGGGAGTCCTCAAGATGACGATGCAGCAGTGGATGTTCGCGTTcaaggagctgggggtggggagtgccaAGGGGGAGGGAGCCCCCGGGAGGCCTTCGGGTTGTCTGAACAGCGCTGCTTTGGGCTCTGTTGGTTGGCTAATTggtctgctcccattaaagtcagtgccATTATCGGGCTCTGCGTGAGCTCCGACGCCATGGCGATAGGCCTGGtctaagaacctgaatagaaccAAAGGGGGTGGCAGTCGcccggggagggggctcaggctttgcAGCAGTGTCCCTGCCGGGCagcctgatcccactccctgctctctgccccaggAGGCGCGGATGAGCCGGGCAGCAGAGGTGATGGTGCAGCATGTGGAGAACCTGAAGAGACATCACTTGCGGGAGCACACGGAGCTGGAGGAAATGAAGCGGCTGATCCAGCAGAACTCCCGCAACCGGCAGCTGGCTGAGAACAGGGGTGCGGTGGGCCCAGCAGCCCCGGGGGTGGGCATGGGCGGCGGGAAGGGAGCGTGGCGTAATGGTTACATCTCGGGGCTGGGCGTCAGGattcctggcttctgttcctggtgctgccactgactcactacGTGACCTTGGGCGGGTCACTTGGTCCCCAATGGCCTGTGTGACCCGAGTCCCTTTCAGCCCAGGCAGGCACATGCTAGAGCCATTTGCTCCCACTCGCACCAGGAGTCCACCTGGTCCCTGGCATCCACGTGCCGCTGGTGACAGCTGTTGGCTGCAGTCACAGGGCCGGATGTCTAAACCACAGAAGGGCCCTATCAGAGGGGGCTAACCGTGACCTCCAGACCTGAGTGTCTGCGAGTGCTCGGTCCTGGCCGCAGCAGGCAGCCAGCTAGCACCGCTGGGAGCGCAGCAGCATGCGGGGTCCGTGCTACAGGCCCCTtagccctggggcagggggtgcaatGCATCCGATATCCCCTTCTCCGCTTCCACTCCCCAGGCCCTTGTGTGGGAGGCTCTAGGATTTCCTGGCTGAGCAGCCCTTTGCCTTGCGAGTTACGGGGACTTCAACCAAATGGACCTTTGGGACAACAGCCTGCTCCGTCCACACTGAGCTTCTCCGCTGGGCAAATTCCCCCAGAAGCCACTGGGGACACAGCAAGTCTACAGAGctgagggggcagcagggcacTGAGCAGGCCTGGGTGGTTGGTATGCAGGTGGCAAGATGGAGCTAGTCACCCAAGGCGTGAGAAGCAATCGGGCCACCTCTGGAGCAACTCCCACCCCTTTGTCTCCTTAGATGACGGAGAGCAGAGATTGAAACTGCCCCTGATGCGAACGTTCCAGCAGGTAACAAGGGCGCCTGTCTCCCAGCCTCTGTCCCTGCCCACTGCTCCGTGGGCCCGTCTCGCACAGGGCTGTCCAGCACCAGTATCCAGAGCGAGAGGCAGAGACTTGGCTAAAAGGAGGTGGTTCTCTAGCAGCAGTTTGAACATAATATGCAGCAATTTCCCCTGCAGCTCAAGGTGACGGGCACTGGGCCAGGCCCAGCCTGGATGGTGGCCTGCATGGGTTAGTGTAGGGGGGTAGAGTGGGGCAGTTGCAAAGCCTTTCCTGAGGTGGTAGGTATGGGGGACCGTTGTGGGCCTCTGCCTGGCCTTTGATCTTCTCCTGGGGGTTGGGCAATCTTTGCCCTTGCAGCTGAAAATCCAAGGCCCATTAGTGGCCCCAGAGTGAGCCCAGAGGAGGGTTGGCCTGGACCAACTCTTGCACCCACAGCAGCGGGGATGGTATGAGTGACATCCCACCCCCTCATCATGCCGCGCCACTCCTGCTGGCAAGCAGGGGGGAGTtaaggggagggggatggggagacaAGGATGGCAGGACCCTTGAGTGGGAACTGTGCCCTACGGGGGAGTTAGCGCCCACCTTCCATTTGCTGCCTGGAGCAGAACGGGGGGATTCAGCACTAACctggcttcccctccctccctcccaggcgtCGGCACGTCGGAGAGTCAGCATCGCAGTCATTCCCAAACAGCTCACGGTAAGGAACCCCGCTGCGTGCCGGCTGGGGCAAAACCGTGCATGGGATCATGCCTGCTCACGTCATACCTATGGGTGCTGTCCCGCCACGTGCCAGAGACGCGTTCCTGTTCCATCAGCCCACTGCACGCCTGCTCATGAATACTCGGACTGGACAAGCTCGCAGGCTCACTGCCACGTGCTGTCCCGCAGCCCACGCGCTCCTTCCTGGCGCCCCAGGTGCCCATGTCAGCACACGCAGCCCCCCATGCTCCTCCCCGACACTCCCCTGCGTACACACGGACCCCGGCTGCATCAGCACGTCCCGCTGCCGTGCGCTCCTGCCTGGCCACTCCCACCCGCCCCTCCTGGACACCCCTGTGCACGCACAGCTCTGGCTTCCTCTCCGGTTCTTTCGTTTCGCTCACGCTGTCCCTTGGGTTTTGTCTGCAGCCGCTTCCCAGCCCCGAAAGCGGGCGAGCGCCCGAGGGGGAGGCGGCCAAGGCGGCGTGGGAGAGGAGCCCTAGCACAGAGAGGTAACGTGTGACCACTAATAATAAATGTAAGGatgtgggcgggggagggggggcaaagccCTCCACTCGCACACAGAAGGGCAGAGGCTGGTCAGCCCAGGGCGTCACTGGATCCCCTCTGGTCCGCAGGCGAACCTGCTGCCTCCAGGAGGACTCTCCTGATGGATACTTCATCCTACGCTCAGACTCCTCCAGCTCCTTGCACCAAAGCCAGCCGGAGGCAGACAGACTCGAGTGTGAGGGCAACAGAGGCCGCTACGCAGAAGGGTAAGGGTGCGTCAAGTGCTCTATCAGACCAGCTCCCTCCTGACCCCGCCCTGATTGGGCTGTGGCCCACACCTCAATGTGGTCTGGGCTTCagttttcctctgaagcacctgatgTCAGTGGAGGCCAGAGAGGGGATCCTGCACCGGATGGACCACTGGCCTCTGAGGCTCAGGGGGCATTGGCAGTAACCATCCCTCCTGTGTTTCCTCCCCAGGAGCGAGCCGGAGCTGCGGAGAAGGGGAAGCACCAGTAAGCCCATGAAGGAGGAACCTGACGGGGCATCGGACAGCAGCGGGCTGACGGAGGAGCTGGAGCAGCTTAGTCTGACGTGAGCTAACGCCACTCAGACCCACATagcgcccagcccctccccttggactccagagccctccccccaTGACGTACTGTATACAGAGAAATTCCTGCACGTGCATCTCTGACTGCAGGAGACCCTTTACATTTCAAACAtttgtgtgggtggggtggggtggaattaAAGGGATGCAGATGACAGCCTGAAATCTAGGCAGTTTCAAAAGCAGAATTAAAAGCAGTGTCAGGTCCTGTCCTGGCCCCTTGATCCTTTTCACAGTTGGGCCGTTGTACAGCTGCCTTGTCATATTCCTTCAAATCTTGCTCCCTTGGTGCCAAGACCCACACCAATTGCTAGGGCAATCAGCACACCTGACTTCATAGCAGGTTGCGTGCAGTTCAGAAGAGCTGATGAAAAGAACTTCCTCTATCGTCTTTCATATACAGTAAGATTAGGTGTTACTTCTACATGAGTAGACAGACAGGATGTGGTCTATTTGAATAGCAGCCGGAAGTAACCCCTGCTTTTGTACCCTTTTGCCAGCTGCTTAGTGTTTTTGTGGGATGGGAGATGTGGGAAGTCTATTCTATCTGCTCTGCGCCTTGGGATGATAAATGTCCTAATCTCATTCTTGGCAGGTCTACGGCATGTGGGAAAGAGACCCCCTGGCCTTGGGTCTTTCTGCCCCAGCATTATTGGCTTTTCCTGGGGCTGCTTTTCCTGGGGCTCTCATGTCTGGTTCTGATGCGGATTCTGGAGCTGCAGAAACAGCAGCCAGCACCAACCCCCAACTCCTAGCATGAGAGAGGAAGAAGACGCAGCCCGCGAGAGACAGCATGCCACCCTgggcttaattttaaaaataaaataataaaaatagggGGGAAAAGGGGTTTGGATTTTTGGGGAAACGCAAGCCTCCCTCCTACAAGCTGCAGGGTGGCTCCAGGAGGCTTATTGATGTGAAagggacccctgccccaactTGGACCCATGAGAGCTGGGCTCAGCAGTATCAGATTGTCCCTTGTCAGCCGAatcctagaagatcagggttggaagagacctcaggaggtcatctagtcccacccctgctcaaagcagggccagcaccactaaatcatcccagccagggctttgccaggCTGGGTCTGGTGCAAGGGTCCCTTGTACTATGATGGGCTAAGGGGGTGTGTGATagtggaggggtgggaggctgtAGGTACCTCCACCAGTTCCTggccttctcttctctcccccctcccccaggttgaGCTGCCCTGAAGGGCCTCAgcccctttctctcccttcttGACTAgatacagcctcctctcccccaagCAGCTGCTGGTTTCTGCTTTAATCCTCCCCCTGGGGGAAGGGCTAGGGGAACAAGTGCCACTTTTGTCTACACGCTCTGCTTGAGTGTGTAgactcacttcctccccatgggggggaagggaaaagagagacagacacccccccccatcaGGTACAAGGGAGATGCGTTAACATATGGACTCCTCGGAACAAAGCGTGGTGCTACCTTTACTTCTCTGTGGATCTGTCGTCTGGTTGCTATTACGATCCTCATGGGGGCTCTCACCTGAGCCGTTTGCAGAAGGGTCCCATACTTGTAACCAAGCCGCTGAAGGCTGCAGGTGTAAGGTTCGGAcaccctgggggagggagagcacagtggctggagcattggcctgctcaacccagggttgtgagttcaatcctttgggggggggcatttagggatctggggcaaaaattggggattggtcctgctttgagcagggggtgggaggaggtgacctcctgagggcccttccaaccctgctatgcTATGATTCTAGGACATCAGCTGCTTGCTCAATGGTATGCTCTGCTATCTAAATCTGTCCCATGCTTGGCCCCAGGGCTGAGCTGCTGGAAGGCAGCATCCAGGAAGGGGCACCAGGTGCATCGCACAGAGAAAGATGCTCTCCCTCCCCTCACGCTTACAATTGAGTAATCAGTGGGGGTGGGCATTAAAGGGGGCAGTTTCTCTAGCTGCCTGCGAGGAGCTGGGGAAACCCCAGCCAGGAAATTAAGGCGATGTCCAGGCTTTGTCTGGCTGAGcacagcccaggacccctgcACTCTGCTCTCCCTGCCTTTGATCGGGTAAGAAAGAGGAAATCGCCGATCACCTGATTCGCTCCCCGCCCCGGGATTGTCCGCACCTGCTGGAGGCTGCCCGGCCGCCGGGGCGGGAGCTGCTCCGGGGCGCGGGACGGTCCGCCCTGCGGGTGGGGAAGGTCTAATGGAGTCCAGCAGAGGATTTCGGGGCCGGCTTGACCCACAAGCTGTAGGTCGCCGTCCCGTCTATCTCTTGGCCCTGTGTGACGGATCTCGGGGGAGCACGTGGGGCGAGCTACCCCggggaggggtcggggggggggtcagacatTCAGAAACGCACCGCGCCGAGTCCGACACAAgtagaaccccccccccacacacacacgccgcGTAACCTCGGCAAATAAGCAGACAAAGGAagggtccctgcccccccccccccagctctcccccagctctgtcaACAAACGCCTTAAAGTTTAACCTGCCCCTATAAAAAcccagcagggctgctggaggcagggccaggagccagagaggggccTACAGGACTTGGGGGGTGCTTGTGAAATTGGGGGGGGGTGATGCCTGTTAAGttgggggtgcgtgtgtgtgacaTAAATGTAACTGCGTTTTGCAGCCAGCTGGACCATCTCCCCTCCGCCTAAGCCAGGGGCTCTCAGCCctaccccttgcaggagtctgatttgtcttgcgtaccccccccccaagtttcacctctcttaaaaaggacttgcttacaaaatcggacATAAACATAGAAAAGCGTCACAGCCAGGAGTACTGAGAAATGGCTGGCTTGCTCAGGTTGACCatgtaattacaaaataaatccaCTGGAATGGAAATACTGCACTGACATTTCCGGGTACAGCACAGAGAGCGGTATAAACAGGTCCTTGGCTGCAGGCTGTTGTCGTTTGTGCTGACTTCCCCCGGGcttttatgcagcctgttgtaaaactaggcaactgtCTAGGTGAGCTGAGGTCCCCCCGGGGTACACGTACTGGTGGTTGAGTACCACGGCTCTAAACTAGTCAGATGAGCACAAGCCAGGGGCGGGGAGAAGGGAGGGCTGTGGACCGTGCGGCTCAGTGGGCGGACCAGTGGGCTGGGAGTCAGTGGGGCTGTGTTTTGTGAGAGCCGCTGGGCGCGCTGCTGCCCcttgccgtgcctcagtttcccctccccgcTTTTGACCACATTATCCATTTGGAAcggaagctctttggggaagggctgTCTGATCCCGGGTGGAGCCCGCTGGTGCTACTGTAAGATAACTAATAATAAAGGGAAGGCAGGCTttaaggagggatgggggaggggcgtGAGAGGTCAGGAATTGGGCTAGGCAGAGCAGGGAGATCAGAGtaagagagaggaaggatggagcTGGGAGGAGGTAGCTGGGGGATGCTAGCAGGTCTCTGTCCCCTAGCTGTGTTTGCTGGTACACCCTTGGCCTCACCACATTGGATGGTGCCCTGCCACCTGCCCAGAGTCACCCCCTTTCTGTGGTCTGCCTGCCTGGCAGGTGCCTCATTACACGAGGCATAGGGCTTCCCTCCTCTTAGCTACTGCCTGATCCCGCAACATGCGCTAGAGGGGGTGCCTATGGGCCTCagctgggctgctcccagcctcccactgagttcaatggggccagccccacagcaggGGAAGAGGGCTTGAGAGCACCACAACAAAGGGGCCTCACAAGGTCTCAGATGGATAAAACCCCGTGGCTCCAAAGAGAGCGCCAGGGGAGGGTTAAATATGGCGCACGGCCAGCTAGAGAGCAAAGGATGAGGGGCTCCTGCGGTGGGAGGCTTCCAGATTCCTGCATGTTCTGCTCTCTTTGCCTGAGGGACAGGCCAGGGAGCAGCTCCCCAGTGCGAGGGGGTGTCTGGCCTTGTGTGTGAGCGGGGGTGATGTTGCCAGCAGCAGCCTCTCCCTGAAGCCAGAGGGGCTGGAACTAGgggcagtcccccccccccccccggcttgacGTGGTGTCCATCACTGACAAGGttgacagtttggttcaatggctctcagcacccccactatccACATGGTTCCTGCACCCCTGTCTGAAGCCCTGAGACTAGAAGGGAGGGGCAGATAAAGGATGCTAACAGCCCCACGCAGCAGCATCCTGGGCACTGGGCTTTGCATGGTCTCCTGTGCCTCCTACAGGCGGGGCACCCTGTTCCTCCAGGGGACCCTCTTCTCTTCACCTTGGGAccttccccactcccagggcTGAGGAGCGTGTGAGGTGAGGGTGTCCTTGGAGCCTTGTAAAAGGTACAGGCTGAGTGACATTGACAGGGCTAACTTAAAGGGCAGATGGCTCAAGCAGGGgcctgggggtcaggactcctgggttctgtgcccagctTGGGGAGGAAGTGGTGGCTAACAGGGTAGTCTGAGTGCCCAGCTGGGACTGG comes from Lepidochelys kempii isolate rLepKem1 chromosome 21, rLepKem1.hap2, whole genome shotgun sequence and encodes:
- the LOC140901366 gene encoding uncharacterized protein isoform X3, which gives rise to MQEQMSHSQEGSGRFSAARRQSTEHTDEEQGQVDGAGRRELSVQFRDSGESDEDPDPPKDPLLNSLPELSVLERLGLHRVALTEQDVEAAFTHLALAFRCDMFTLRPRVQMEERARDVAEENIQQELEECRAALQEARMSRAAEVMVQHVENLKRHHLREHTELEEMKRLIQQNSRNRQLAENRDDGEQRLKLPLMRTFQQASARRRVSIAVIPKQLTPLPSPESGRAPEGEAAKAAWERSPSTERRTCCLQEDSPDGYFILRSDSSSSLHQSQPEADRLECEGNRGRYAEGSEPELRRRGSTSKPMKEEPDGASDSSGLTEELEQLSLTSTACGKETPWPWVFLPQHYWLFLGLLFLGLSCLVLMRILELQKQQPAPTPNS
- the LOC140901366 gene encoding inositol 1,4,5-triphosphate receptor associated 1-like isoform X2; this encodes MQEQGQVDGAGRRELSVQFRDSGESDEDPDPPKDPLLNSLPELSVLERLGLHRVALTEQDVEAAFTHLALAFRCDMFTLRPRVQMEERARDVAEENIQQELEECRAALQRLGLSCVDPKCKELVRQLQLSLTVLAGSIERATSAAEKLGAVHQEARMSRAAEVMVQHVENLKRHHLREHTELEEMKRLIQQNSRNRQLAENRDDGEQRLKLPLMRTFQQASARRRVSIAVIPKQLTPLPSPESGRAPEGEAAKAAWERSPSTERRTCCLQEDSPDGYFILRSDSSSSLHQSQPEADRLECEGNRGRYAEGSEPELRRRGSTSKPMKEEPDGASDSSGLTEELEQLSLTSTACGKETPWPWVFLPQHYWLFLGLLFLGLSCLVLMRILELQKQQPAPTPNS
- the LOC140901366 gene encoding inositol 1,4,5-triphosphate receptor associated 1-like isoform X4, translated to MKVDPDPPKDPLLNSLPELSVLERLGLHRVALTEQDVEAAFTHLALAFRCDMFTLRPRVQMEERARDVAEENIQQELEECRAALQRLGLSCVDPKCKELVRQLQLSLTVLAGSIERATSAAEKLGAVHQEARMSRAAEVMVQHVENLKRHHLREHTELEEMKRLIQQNSRNRQLAENRDDGEQRLKLPLMRTFQQASARRRVSIAVIPKQLTPLPSPESGRAPEGEAAKAAWERSPSTERRTCCLQEDSPDGYFILRSDSSSSLHQSQPEADRLECEGNRGRYAEGSEPELRRRGSTSKPMKEEPDGASDSSGLTEELEQLSLTSTACGKETPWPWVFLPQHYWLFLGLLFLGLSCLVLMRILELQKQQPAPTPNS
- the LOC140901366 gene encoding uncharacterized protein isoform X1 gives rise to the protein MQEQMSHSQEGSGRFSAARRQSTEHTDEEQGQVDGAGRRELSVQFRDSGESDEDPDPPKDPLLNSLPELSVLERLGLHRVALTEQDVEAAFTHLALAFRCDMFTLRPRVQMEERARDVAEENIQQELEECRAALQRLGLSCVDPKCKELVRQLQLSLTVLAGSIERATSAAEKLGAVHQEARMSRAAEVMVQHVENLKRHHLREHTELEEMKRLIQQNSRNRQLAENRDDGEQRLKLPLMRTFQQASARRRVSIAVIPKQLTPLPSPESGRAPEGEAAKAAWERSPSTERRTCCLQEDSPDGYFILRSDSSSSLHQSQPEADRLECEGNRGRYAEGSEPELRRRGSTSKPMKEEPDGASDSSGLTEELEQLSLTSTACGKETPWPWVFLPQHYWLFLGLLFLGLSCLVLMRILELQKQQPAPTPNS